In Janthinobacterium sp. B9-8, the genomic stretch GCCCGTGGCCAGTGGCAGATTGTGATTAATGAATTGCCACACGGCACTTCCACGCAAAAAGTGCTGGAAGAAATTGAAGATTTAAGTAATCCAAAAATCAAAAAGGGCAAGAAAGCCCTAACTCAAGAACAGATTCAAACCAAGCAGCTGATCCTATCTTTAATCGATAGAGTTAGAGATGAATCGGGCAAGGAAAACGCCGTTCGCTTGGTGATCGAGCCCAAATCATCGCGGCAAAATCCAGACGATATGATGAAGCTGCTGCTGGCGCACACAGCACTAGAAAGTGGTTTATCCATCAATATGGTAACCATCGGTCGTGATGGCCGACCTGGGCAAAAGTCACTACAGCAAGTCATTGCCGAGTGGGTTTCTTTCCGTTTTGATACCGTCACCCGCCGTACGGAACATCGCCTTGGGCAGGTGAATGATCGTATGCATATTTTGGAAGGCCGCTTAATTGTCTTCTTAAATATCGACGAAGTGATCCGCATTATTCGTCATAGCGACGATCCAAAAATAGCCTTGATTGAGGCGTTTAATTTAAGCGATCGCCAAGCCGAAGATATTTTAGAAATTCGCTTACGCCAATTAGCGCGTCTGGAAGGCATTAAGCTTGAACAAGAATTGGCTGATTTAGCTAAAGAAAAGGCAGAGCTTGAGCACCTTTTAGCGACGCCAGATGTGATGCAAAAACTGATCATCAAAGAAATCGAAGCAGATAAAAAGAAATTTGCGGATCCGCGTAGAACACTCATCGTAGAAGCAGAACGGGCCTCGCTCGAAGTCACAGTAGTGGATGAGCCGGTCACAATTATCTTGTCTGAAAAAGGCTGGATGCGTGCCCGCCAAGGCCATGCGCTCGATCTGCAAAACCTTAGCTTTAAAGACGGCGATACGCTGCTGGCCTTTATTGAATGCCGTTCTATCGACCCAATTGCGATGTTTGGCACAGATGGCCGAGTCTATAGTATTCAAGCTTCGGTGATCCCGGGCGGTAGGGGCGACGGTGCACCGGTCACTACTTTGGTTGACCTGACGCCTAAGTCACAAATTACTCAGCTACTTGCCGCCAAGCCACAAGATCATGTGGTCATCGCTAATTCTAATGGTTATGGTTTTTACTGCTTATTTGAAAACTTAATGAGCCGCCAAAAAGCAGGCAAGAGTTTCCTGAACTTGGAGGAAGGTGAAACATTACTCAAAGTATCTACCTTTGTTCCACGTGAAACATCGCAAGTTGCTTGCCTGTCTAAAGGTGGCAAATTACATCTATTTGCCTTTAGCGAGTTTAAACAACTAGCGGGCGGCGGACGGGGAGTGATTACCATGGCTTTGGATGATAAAGATACACTCTCCGCGATTACCGTTTGTGATGGTGCCACTTTAAAAATCAATGGCACAGGGCGCGCAGGCAAAGCCGTTGAGTGGGTGTTGAATGTGAATGAAATGGCTCCTTATCAAGGGAAACGCGCCCGTAAAGGTAAGCCAATCAGCTCTGCTTTAAAGTTTCCGGGTTTTTAAGATGACACCACTGCTTGCTGCAGCATGGGCAGATCTGGGTATTCCGCTAGATTTGCTTAGCCGCCGTCCTTTGCAATTATTTGAAGAAGCCAGCGAGCTAGTCAATGTAGCTATCGCCAGTGATGGCCGGGTGTGGCAGCTCACCCCGAATGCGGCCGCAGCATGGCTGGCAATGCAAGCTGCTGCACAGGCAGATGGCGTCGATATCCAGATCGCCTCGGCGTATCGGGCTTCGAGTCGGCAGTGTGAATTAATTCAAAGAAAGTTGTCACAGGGGCAGGATATCGAGCAGATCTTGCAAGTGCTTGCCCCGCCCGGCTGCAGCGAGCACCACACCGGCCGCGCTGTCGACATCTACCAACCCGGCGGCCCAGTGGTTGAAGAAGCCTTTGAAGCCACGCCCGCATTTACTTGGCTAAATCTCAACGCCACGCACTTTGGCTTTAGCCTATCGTTCCCACGCGGCAATCCATCCGGCTATCTCTATGAGCCTTGGCATTGGTGCTGGCATCACATGTAGGGTGGACAAGACGCTTTTTCTTGCCCACGCGGTTGATATAGATGCATCATTTTATGGATGCCGGATTGCCGCGTGGGCACAAAAAATTGCCCATCCTACAAAACATAATTCAAGCCTTGTTCTTCTCCGTGAAATCCGTGTTCTCTGAGTCCTCCGTGGTTCAAGATTTGGGTTTTCGCTATACAACATCGCTTATTTATCATTCACCACCGTCGTTACCAGTTTTAATAGCTCAGGCAAAATCTCTGGCAGCCGGTCCTGAATACTGCGCCCCGGCAGAAGTGGCAGGCAAAGATCGTAGCGGCCATCGTAATAGCACTCCACTCTTGGCCGCTGCGGGTCTAGCATCCAGCCCGAGTAAGGCAGCCACACCAGCATAAGATCACGCCAGCGCGGGCCAATATCGGCGCTGATCCCCAAATGGCTAAATACAGCCCAACGCCCCGCAGGGCGCTGATACTCGCCTATATGCCGAGGCAGTTTTAAATGCCGTGGAATAGCCACTGCCGCATCGTAACGTCGCCGCTCGGCAGGCGTTGTTGCCGGATCGCTCCATACCAAGCCAAACCAATGATCCGCCTTGATATCAATCGCATGGCATTGCTCTTTAAAACCCGCCAAGAGTTGCTCTAAATGAAAGCCATAATCACCTACAGCTCGCTGATAAGCCATACGTTCGGCAGGCCATTCTTCTAAGTTGATGCAGGCTTCAACTTCATCCCAGCTCCAAATTCGATCGACATCGGTGCCCGCAATCGTTAATCCAGGACGATAAGACATCGCGCCTAAATTATTAGCAATCCAGCAAATCGCGACGGCTCGCCCAGCGCGTAAATCACTCGGCGTAAAACCAAAGCTGCGGCTAAAGGCCCGGCTAAAGGTAGCAGGGGAAGAGAAACCGACTAAATCAGCCACCTGCCCAATCGACAAATGCGGAGACCATTGCAATAGCGAAGCGGCAACTTCTAAACGGAGTTGCCATAAAAACGCCTGCGGGCTATCACCATATTCACTTTGAAAGCGGTGTGCTAAATGCCAAGGCGAGTAATGAGTCACATCGGCTAGATCAGCCAATTGCAAAGGCGCAGCCAAGCCTCGCACCATGCGATCTATCGCTTTTTCTAACCGAATGCAGGGGGGGTTAGTCATGTTTCACGTGAAACAATTAGAGAACCTCATCCAGTGGGGTAATCGATAAATCTTCAGCAGGCCGCGCCCAAAAGAATCGATCAGGAATCAGCTGCCCCATACCAGGCCGGTAAGCAGCTAGCAGTGTTTGCCAAGTGTAATCTTGGGCCTCTTTAACGGCTTCGATAATCTCCGCACCATTGGCCAAAGCGCCAGTTAAGGCGGCGGCAAGTGTGCCACCCGCACCATAAAAACTTCCTGGTAATCGATCCCACGAATCCACACTGGCACGCCCCATATCACTGTATAAGCCGTTAATCACCTTTGGCGTATTTTCATGAGCACCGGTAATCAATACATATTCGCAGCCAAAGTCTAGAATTCGGCTGGCGGCAATATCGAGGGTTAAATCATCTTGCTCATCCGGATCGTCCGATGCTAAGTGCCTTGCATCGATACTATTGAGCGTCACTAGCGTGGTATGCGGCAATAATAATTCACGCATCATCGCGAGTAATTCTTCGGCAGCTAAGTGATCCCCAGCTTTGGTGAAAAATACAGGGTCTAGAATAAGCGGGATTTCTGGATAATCAGACGCGATTTCAGCAATCACGGTAAGTGTTTCAATACTGCCAATCAGGCCCACTTTAATGGCATCTACTTTCATATCTTCAAGAATACAGCGTGCTTGATCTTCTACCCATTCACTCTCAATAAGTAAAACATCTTGTTCGCCTGCACTATCTTGAATCACGATACCGGTCATTACTGGCGCCACATGGCAACCAAGGGATGATAAAGCAAGCATATCTGCAGCAAGTCCAGCACCACCGGATGGATCATTACCAGCAAATACAAGCACAATAGGGGGGCTGGTAGTCATGGGGACATTCACTGAATCAGGTAAAATTGAAATTTTATCTTACTTAACAGGTAACTCGAATGAAAAAATATATGTGTCTCATTTGTGGCTTTATTTATGATCAGGCTGAAGGCCTACCAAACGATGGTATTGCCGCCGGAACTGCTTGGGAAGATGTGCCTCCAAATTGGACCTGTCCAGATTGCGGGGCCAGAAAAGATGATTTTGAGATGATAGAAATCTAAAAGGATTGCTATGAAAAAGCTGATTAGCGCAATTATTCTTTCAGCCTTATTGCCAGGCTGTCAGCAAGTAAGTACAACGGAATCGGGTGCGACTCAGATTAACCGTAAGCAAAACATGAGCATGCTATTGTCTGAACAACAAGTCGACAATATGGCTAAGCAGTCTTACCAGGAAACACTAAATAAAGCGCAAAGCAAAGGCGTATTAAATAGTGATAAGCAAATGACAGCTCGAGTACGCAACATTGCTAATCGTATAATTCCGCAAGCTAGCGTATTTCGCCCGGATGCCAGTCAATGGCAATGGGAAGTGAATGTAGAAAATAGCCCAGAGCTCAATGCCTACTGCATGGCAGGCGGCAAGATTATGTTTTATTCAGGCATTATCGAAAAACTAAAGCTGAACGATGATGAAATCGCCCAAATTATGGGCCATGAAATCAGCCATGCTTTAAGAGAGCACAGCCGCGAGCGCATGAGCAGCGCATATAACAAGCAATTAGCCATGCAAGGCTTGTCGCTACTTACTGGCGGAAAATACGATGGTTATATGGGCATGGCCGATGAGCTGATGCAAGTAGGCTACTTTCTACCTAATAGCCGCGAGCATGAATCCGAAGCTGATACGATGGGCTTAGAATTGGCTGCCAGAGCAGGATATAAGCCGCAAGCTGCAGTTAGCCTATGGCAAAAAATGGCAGCCGCCAGTAAAGGACAGCCCGCAGAATTCCTATCTACTCATCCTTCAAATCAAACGCGTATTCAAGATTTACAAGCCAAAATTCCCGCAGTACAAGGCTTGTACGATACCGCAGCACGTAAGTATCCAACTAAAAAGGGTAATTAATGCTCTGGGTAAAAGCACTGCATATTATTTTTATTACCAGCTGGTTTGCGGGCCTGTTCTATCTGCCTAGATTATTTGTAAACCATGCCATGAGCACAGATCATGAAACGATAGCACGCTTAAAATTGATGGAGCATAAGCTGATCCGCTTTATGACGCCATTAGGTATTTTGGCGTTGATATTTGGTATCTGGCTTTGGTCTTACTTTGATTTTTATATGGGCCCGGGTTGGCGCTGGATGCATGCAAAACTCACACTCGTCGCCGTTTTAATCGCCTATCACGGCTTGTGTTGGAAAATATGCAAAGATTTTGCAAGCGACCGTAATACTCGCAGCCATCGCTGGTATCGTTTTTTTAACGAGATCCCTGTTTTAGTTTTAGCAGCCTGCGTTATTTTGGTGGTGGTAAAGCCTTTCTAAAAAACTTAGGTAAAAATAATGGCTACAGAAATTGAACGTAAATTCTTATTAAGTAGTGATGATTGGCGTAAAGAAGTGCGGCAATCTAGCCGAATTGCTCAGGGTTATTTATCCAGTGATCCAGAGCGGGTAGTGCGTGTTCGTTTACGTGGGACGCAAGGATTTATCACCATCAAAGGCAAAACAGCAGGAATTGAACGCCTAGAGTTTGAGTATGAAATCCCAGTTGCGGATGCTGAAGCCTTATTAAAATTGTGTCCAAATACATTGGATAAAACTCGTTATTTAATCGACTTTGCTGGGTATACTTGGGAGATTGACGAATTTCATGGTGAGAATGCACCATTGATTATCGCCGAGTTGGAATTACCTAGTAGCGATGCGGCCTATACCAAACCGGCTTGGCTAGGCGAGGAAGTATCAAATGATTCGCGATACTTTAATAGCTATCTTTCTGAGCATTGCTATTCAACTTGGTAATTAATTAAAACTTAAAAAATAAGCGCCCTATAAAAAAGGCGCTTATTTTTTTGTCTGATACTTATTAAAAAGTAGCAATGTAGTCGACAAACACAAACTACGTTGCACTACAAAATAGACAACAAGTGCGCAATGACGGTTTCTGCACAAGATCGATGGCGCTATGATATTGCTTTCTATTGTGGATTTCGTCATGAATCAAAACCAACAATTGTTTGCTGCCGCACAAAAGCATATTCCTGGCGGCGTAAATTCGCCAGTGCGCGCTTTTGGTTCTGTTGGTGGCACGCCACGTTTCTTTAAAAAAGGTCTCGGTGCCTATGTTTGGGATGTAGATGATCAGCGTTATATTGATTATGTAGGTTCTTGGGGCCCGCTTATTCTTGGCCACACTCATCCAGATGTGCTAGAAGCGGTGATTGCAGCAGCTAAAAATGGCATGAGTTTTGGCGCGCCAACGGCAGCAGAAGTGGAATTAGCCGATTTAATCTGCGAAATACTACCGTCTATCGAACAAGTTCGCCTTGTTTCAAGTGGCACTGAAGCCACAATGAGCGCTATTCGCCTTGCTCGCGGTTTTACTGGTCGGGATAAATTGGTGAAATTTGAAGGTTGCTACCATGGGCATGCAGATAGCTTGTTAGTAAAAGCAGGTTCTGGCTTGCTAACTTTTGGCAATCCTTCATCAGCTGGTGTACCTGCGTCAGTTGCAGCTGATACTTTAGTTCTACCTTACAACGATGTCGCTGCTCTGGAAGCATTGTTTGCAGAAATGGGCGATAAAATCGCAGCCATTATTGTAGAGCCCATCGCTGGTAATATGAATATGGTGCAAGCCAGCCCTGAATTTGTTCAAGCAATGCGCAAGTTGACTGAAAATTATGGCGCAGTTTTAATCTATGACGAAGTCATGACTGGTTTTCGGGTTGATTTGCAATGCACCCAAGGTTTGCACGGTGTGAAACCTGATTTAACTTGCCTTGGTAAAGTTGTAGGCGGTGGTATGCCGCTCGCTGCTTTTGGTGGCCGTAGCGATATTATGGCCAAGCTAGCACCTCTGGGGCCTGTTTATCAGGCGGGTACATTATCTGGTAATCCTGTCGCAGTTGCTGCTGGTTTGGCTACATTAAAGATTATTCGTGAAGACGGGTTTTTTAATCAATTGTCTATTCAAACTAAAAAAGTATGTGATGGTTTAATTCAAGTTGCTAAAGAAACAAATACTATTTTTTCTGCGCAAAGCGTAGGTGGTATGTTTGGTTTTTACTTTAGTAAAAATATTCCGCAATCATTTGCGGATGTGATGAATTCTGATCGTATTCGTTTTAATTCTTTTTTTCATGGCATGTTAAATAAAGGAATCTATTTAGCGCCTTCTGCATTTGAAGCGGGGTTTGTTTCTTCAGCACATTCTGATCAAGATATTTTGGAGACACTTGAAGCTGCAAAATTAGTATTTTTAGAAATTAGTTAATATATTTATTTATAATAAAAACGGCCTTTTGGCCGTTTTTTTATTGTCTATTAATATGTGGTTTTTATATGTTTGCTATTTTTGTTAACAAATACTAAGTTATAGTAACCATTTGATTTTAAAGGTTATTTATGTATTTATGAAGGTTTTTTTATTTCTTTTTCAATTAAATTTTCTATTTCTTTTATATCTGCAACACCTACATATTTTTTAATGATAGAACCATTTTTATTAATTAAAAATGTACTAGGTGTTAATCCTACATCGCCAAATGCTTTTGCAATTTTTCCATTTATATCATGTTGTATAAAGAATGGTAATTTTTTTTCTTGTACATAATTAGCAATATATTCTGGATTGTCATAATCCATAGCAATAGCAATTGTCTTATAGCTGTTATTTTTATATTTTTCTTGTAGCTTTATAAGTTCAGGCATTTCTTGAATACAGCCAGTGCAACTAGTTGCCCAGAAATTAACCAGAACGATTTGGTTTTTTAATGTAGACGGGTTTAAGTTTTTGCCTTCAATGCTGGTTAATTCTATATCTGGTGCTTGTTTATTTGGCGTTTGAAAAAGTAAATATCCAGCAATGCCTATGACAGTAGCTATAGCAAGTAAGTGTCGAGCATATTGTTTCATATCTATGGTCCTTGGCATGCAAGAAGCGGATTTTAGAACATTTTTGGTGTGTTTTGGGTTGGAAAATTTATTTACACCTTTTTTTCTTTTAATACTTCATTTAAGAAGAAAGATATAAGAACAACTAATAAGGAGTGATGTTTTCTGTGGATAAGTCATTTTTCCTTGTTTTTTCAACAACTTAAGTTATCCACAAGGCTGGGTGTTAAATCTGTTTGGCCTGTGGATAATTTGGAGATAGTTTTTTGGATTTTGCGGACTTGAAGGTTTTCCACAGTGGCACTTACTTTTATCCACAGGCCAAGTAGTTGATTTGATGGATCGTTTGATTTTTCACCGTATAATGGCTCGTTTTGACGGAGGGGTTCGATGGCGATCCAGTGGTTTCCAGGGCATATGAACACTGCCCGTAAGCAGGTTGCAGAGACCATGGCCAAGGTGGATTTGTTGATTGAGGTGGTTGATGCTCGTTTGCCATTGTCTAGTAGCAATCCCATGATTGAGCCGATGCGCCGCTTAAGGCAGCGTCCTGCTCTCAAGGTTTTGAATAAAGCAGATTTGGCAGATCCAAGGCTTAATAAAATCTGGCTTGAATGGTTTAAATCTCAGCCGGGTACAGAAGCGGTTTTGTTGGGTGAAGATAATAAAATTCAGGGTGCAAAGCTGATTCCTCAGCTGTGTCAGGCCTTAGCTCCGCACCGAGATGGTGAGGAAAAACCGCTTAGAGCAATGATTGTTGGGATTCCTAACGTTGGTAAATCAACGCTGATCAATCATTTAGCTAAGCGTAAAATTGCGAAAGTAGCGGATACGCCGGGTGTGACCAAGATGCAGCAACGCGTTGAAACGCTGGCGGGTATGATTTTGTACGACACGCCAGGTTTGATGTGGCCCAAAGTGCAGAATGAGGATTCGGGTTATCGTTTAGCAATGGCCGGATCGATTGGTCGAAATGCTTATGATGAAGTGGATGTTGCTTTGTACGCGATTGAAACGTTGATTGAGCGTTACCCGCAATTATTGCTAGATCGTTATAAATTGAAAGATTTATTAGGTGATGCAGAGCCGCTTTTTGAGCTGATTGGTAAGAAACGCGGTGCGATGTTATCGGGCGGACGGATTGATACGCAAAAGACGGCAGATATGATTCTGACTGAGTTTCGCGGAGGTATATTAGGGCGAATTACTTTGGAGACACCAGACGATTTCTTAGAAATGCCTGTGTACGATCCTGATGATGAAGCTGAGTTGCCAGATCCGGATTTGTGAACGAAACTGGGTACTGCATATCGTTTACTGAATGAAAAGAGTCATTATCTGCGCGGCGTATTCTGGAAAATTGTCTTAGAATCCGTCTGCTCTGCTGCCTATGGAAGTCATTGATGGAAGCTGAACTTTTAAATCTTGAAGATAAAGTAAGCCAACTGGTTCTGCTTTGCCGTGAGCTACGTGATGAGAATCGTGGCTTAAGGCAGAAGTTATTGCAGACACAGCAGCACAATCAAGGCTTGTTGGCGAAGATAGATGGCAGCAAAGAAAGAGTTGCTGCTATTTTGGCCAAGCTGCCGGAGGATACAGAATGAGCGACGGGATTAAGCAACTCGATGTTTCTATCATGGGCCGTGAATTTCGTGTGGCTTGTCCTGAAAATGAAGAAGCGACGCTGATTCAGGCTGTAGAGCTCTTAGATCAGCGTATGCATGAGATTCGTGCATCTGGCAAGGTGATAGGGCTGGAGAAAATAGCGATTATGGCTGCGCTTAATATTACTCATGAATATTTGCATACGAGGGTTGATGGGGGTTTTGACATTGCGACAATTCAGCGTAGAATTGCCAGCATGAATTCAACGATAGATGCAGTGATGGGCGAACAGACAGAATTGTTTTCCTAACTTGCGGCTATTGTAAACCAATGCTTTCCTGCGGTGTTTGTTACGACTTGTCTCTCTGAACCAATAATTACTTTGGTTGCCTGCCATGAGTATGCCTGTTGTGAGCATCCCCCGTTGGATGCACCTGATGGCATCCGGTCGGTGACCGCTTGAACCTTCGGTTCAAGATTGCTCGTCGGACGGCACTCGCGGGAAGCTCTTCATTGTTTCACTCCACGTGAATATCACTTGTTTATCTGGCAAATCCGAAGTGCGGCGTTCGATACGCCGCACTCGCGCCCTGATTTCTCCTCTAGAAAGACACTTAGCAGAATTAGCTATTGTTGCGAAGGCAAAGCAGCTTGGCTTATTACGCCGTGGATTAAAAATCGCTGCGTATATTCCTGCAGGCAGTGAGTTTTCCCCTTGGATATTAATGCTGCGGGCTCTGGCGGGCGGTATAGATGTGTATGTGCCTAAAGTGCCAAAGCGGGGAAGAAAACTACAATTTGTGCGTTTAGATGCGCAGAGTCGGTGGAAACTAGGGCCGCACCGTATCCTTGAGCCACTGAATGGTGAAATATGTTCACCACGTGATTTAGATATCGTGTTTATGCCTTTAGTTGCTTTTGATTCCAATCTTGCCCGATTAGGGCAGGGTGGCGGTTATTACGATTGTACGTTTGAATTTAGACGCTGGCGGCGCGAGTGGAAAAAACCGCGTTTAGTGGGCTTAGCATTTGATGAGCAGCATGTAGAGCAATTGGCTACAGATCGCTGGGATTTACGATTGGATTACATCCTCACCGGTCAGCAAATTTGGCGTTGTCCACAAGGTGAAAAACAGCTTTAGTCTTGCTAATATTGCAAGAAAATTGAAATTTATAATAATTTATCATTTTTTGCACAGTACAAAATGCGTGTTTAATGAGAAAACGCAAATTGTTGCCATGACAAAAGCAATAATTACACAGTTATTTTTTTTGCCATAGCACTAAACTACAGCGCGATTGGCTTTAAAGCCGACATAAGAGTTTCTACAAGCACTGCCCCCCAATAATGAGGTTGCTATGAATAATTCGACTCAAGCCTCTCGGCTGGATCTTTTTGCACCGCTGTCAGGTGTTGTTGTCGCCATAGAATCGGTCCCTGATCCGGTGTTTGCGCAAAAAATGGTGGGTGATGGGGTATCGGTTGATCCAATTTCCAATCTGCTGCTTGCGCCTGTTGCCGGTAAAGTAACTCAGCTGCATTCGTCACGGCATGCCATTACCATCACTACGCCAGCCGGGATCGAAGTGTTGATTCATATTGGCTTAGATACCGTGATGCTGCGTGGCGAAGGCTTTATTGCCAAGGTTGCAGAAGGCACTGAAGTGAAAGTGGGCCAGCCATTGATTGAGTTCGATGCCGATTTGGTTGCTCGCAAAGCACTTAGCTTACTCACACAGATCGTGATTACTACGGGTGATAAGGTTGTTAAATATCTGCCAACAATCAAAAAAACAGTTGTTGCCGGTCAGGATATTGTTCTGTCCTTGGATTTAGCTGGCGCTACCGTAGTTGGTCAAGCTGTCGCTGCAGATGCTGCCATCCAATCTGCTGCTGTGATTGTGCCTAATCCAACAGGTTTGCACGCGCGCCCGGCTGCGGTGCTGGCGAATACAGCCAAAACTTTTAAATCAGATTTAAAAATGGTGCGTGCCGGTGATGAAGCGAATGCCAAATCGGTCGTATCGATTATGGGTTTGGAAGTGCAGCATGGTGATTCGGTTTTTGTAAAAGCAACAGGCCCTGATGCGGCACAAGCAGCCAAGGCCCTTGCTGAGCTGATTGCCAGCGGCTCTGGCGAAGACTGTGGCGGTTTATTAGCGCCTGCCGCGATTAAGCATCTTGCTAAGCCACAAACACGCCCGGCATTAAAATCGAATGACCCAAATGTACTGATGGGTGTATCGGCTTCACCTGGCCTTGCTGTTGGGCATATTTTCCAGGTCAAGCAAGAAGTGATCGACGTTGTTGAAGCGGGCGATGTGCCAGAGCTGGAAAAACGCCGCTTCGATAAAGCACTGAAAGAAGCGTACCAGCAGTTAGAAGCACTGAAAGGTGAAATTGCTGATCCGGCTAAGGCAGAAATCTTCTCTGCTCACCAAGAGTTATTGTCTGATCCGGATTTGCTTGATTTGGCGACTGCAGCAATCAGCCAAGGCAAGAGTGCTGGTTTTGCTTGGCGTGCCGCGTTTACCAGCTATGCTGATAAACTGGCTAAGCTGAAAAATGAAGTATTAGCAGGCCGGGCTAACGATATCCGCGATATTGGTCGCCGTGTATTGCGTCTGATTGCAGGCATTAAAGAAGCGGCACTTGAAGTGCCGAATGATGCCATTTTGATTGCCGAAGATTTAACACCGTCTGATACCGCCTCGCTGGATCGCAATAAAGTGCTGGGTTTTTGCACAATTGGTGGCGGCGCAACCAGTCACGTTGCTATTTTGGCCCGCTCACTGAATATTCCAGCGATTTGCGGCATTGAAGAAGCCGCATTGCAATTGGCCAATGGCACACCAGTGATTCTGGAAGGTAGCAAAGGCTGTTTACGTTTGAATCCTTCGGCCGAAGAAATCGGCAGCATCCGTGAGCGCCAAGTGAAGCTGGCTAAGCGTCAGGCTGAAGAGCTAGAAGCAGCATTTGAGCCTGCTACAACGACTGATGGTATTTGTGTTGAAGTGGTAGCCAATATTGGCGGCCTAGAAGAAGCGCAGCAATCGGTGAAGTTGGGGGGTGAAGGTGTGGGTTTGCTGCGCAGCGAGTTTTTGTATCTTGAGCGTACCGAAGCGCCAACAGAAGCTGAGCAAGACAAGATTTATAG encodes the following:
- a CDS encoding cell division protein ZapA; the encoded protein is MSDGIKQLDVSIMGREFRVACPENEEATLIQAVELLDQRMHEIRASGKVIGLEKIAIMAALNITHEYLHTRVDGGFDIATIQRRIASMNSTIDAVMGEQTELFS
- a CDS encoding TlpA family protein disulfide reductase, whose translation is MKQYARHLLAIATVIGIAGYLLFQTPNKQAPDIELTSIEGKNLNPSTLKNQIVLVNFWATSCTGCIQEMPELIKLQEKYKNNSYKTIAIAMDYDNPEYIANYVQEKKLPFFIQHDINGKIAKAFGDVGLTPSTFLINKNGSIIKKYVGVADIKEIENLIEKEIKKPS
- the ylqF gene encoding ribosome biogenesis GTPase YlqF, coding for MAIQWFPGHMNTARKQVAETMAKVDLLIEVVDARLPLSSSNPMIEPMRRLRQRPALKVLNKADLADPRLNKIWLEWFKSQPGTEAVLLGEDNKIQGAKLIPQLCQALAPHRDGEEKPLRAMIVGIPNVGKSTLINHLAKRKIAKVADTPGVTKMQQRVETLAGMILYDTPGLMWPKVQNEDSGYRLAMAGSIGRNAYDEVDVALYAIETLIERYPQLLLDRYKLKDLLGDAEPLFELIGKKRGAMLSGGRIDTQKTADMILTEFRGGILGRITLETPDDFLEMPVYDPDDEAELPDPDL
- the ptsP gene encoding phosphoenolpyruvate--protein phosphotransferase, whose amino-acid sequence is MNNSTQASRLDLFAPLSGVVVAIESVPDPVFAQKMVGDGVSVDPISNLLLAPVAGKVTQLHSSRHAITITTPAGIEVLIHIGLDTVMLRGEGFIAKVAEGTEVKVGQPLIEFDADLVARKALSLLTQIVITTGDKVVKYLPTIKKTVVAGQDIVLSLDLAGATVVGQAVAADAAIQSAAVIVPNPTGLHARPAAVLANTAKTFKSDLKMVRAGDEANAKSVVSIMGLEVQHGDSVFVKATGPDAAQAAKALAELIASGSGEDCGGLLAPAAIKHLAKPQTRPALKSNDPNVLMGVSASPGLAVGHIFQVKQEVIDVVEAGDVPELEKRRFDKALKEAYQQLEALKGEIADPAKAEIFSAHQELLSDPDLLDLATAAISQGKSAGFAWRAAFTSYADKLAKLKNEVLAGRANDIRDIGRRVLRLIAGIKEAALEVPNDAILIAEDLTPSDTASLDRNKVLGFCTIGGGATSHVAILARSLNIPAICGIEEAALQLANGTPVILEGSKGCLRLNPSAEEIGSIRERQVKLAKRQAEELEAAFEPATTTDGICVEVVANIGGLEEAQQSVKLGGEGVGLLRSEFLYLERTEAPTEAEQDKIYSDIAKSLGKDRTFVVRTLDVGGDKPLPYLPMPVEENPFLGVRGVRLCLAEPELLHTQIRAILRSAEHAKLAIMFPMITSLEEVREVKRIVAEEKAALGITALVQVGIMVEVPATAVMAEIFAREVDFFSIGTNDLTQYTLAMDRGHPKLAKEADAMHPGVLRLIANTVKGAHTHGKWVGVCGGIASDPSAVPLLIGMGVDELSVSVPAIPAVKALVRKLSKADCQKLAAEVLQMGTVAEVRARLAQQLAD
- a CDS encoding 5-formyltetrahydrofolate cyclo-ligase codes for the protein MNITCLSGKSEVRRSIRRTRALISPLERHLAELAIVAKAKQLGLLRRGLKIAAYIPAGSEFSPWILMLRALAGGIDVYVPKVPKRGRKLQFVRLDAQSRWKLGPHRILEPLNGEICSPRDLDIVFMPLVAFDSNLARLGQGGGYYDCTFEFRRWRREWKKPRLVGLAFDEQHVEQLATDRWDLRLDYILTGQQIWRCPQGEKQL